From one Phoenix dactylifera cultivar Barhee BC4 unplaced genomic scaffold, palm_55x_up_171113_PBpolish2nd_filt_p 000734F, whole genome shotgun sequence genomic stretch:
- the LOC120107034 gene encoding aspartyl protease family protein At5g10770-like produces MALLHSSLCSCCAFFLLAFTFLQAPRVYGRETENRYVVGVRSLLPSSVCSSPRDSNPSMMRVVHRHGPCSPLSPSRKPADVKLLNQDQDRVNWLQRQISIASNGTRASLAATIPANSGGSIGTGNYVVKVGFGTPKNDFTVIFDTGSDITWIQCKPCSGRNCYPQQDPLFDPSQSSTYSKSQLKGFFGSDTLTLTPSDVLPNFLFGCGDQSKGLFGRAAGLLGLGRRPVSLVSQSSPKYGGVFSYCIPSTSSKPGYLTLGSRRLSNVQFTPLRTFSNLPSFYFLDLVAIKVGGKQLPISSKVFSTAGTVLDSGTVISRLPPSAYAALQSAFRKQMTRYKMVPALSILDTCYDFTGYDTVWVPTVALMFGGGTTLNVDFSGILYVPNVSQACLAFAPNGDAKDFGIIGNAQQKRFNVVYDIANRRIGFGANGCN; encoded by the exons ATGGCTCTTCTCCACTCCTCACTCTGCTCTTGTTGTGCCTTTTTTCTTCTGGCTTTTACTTTTCTCCAGGCGCCGCGAGTCTATGGAAGGGAGACGGAAAATCGATACGTGGTTGGTGTTCGCTCTTTGCTGCCGAGCTCAGTTTGCTCCTCACCGAGAG ATTCAAACCCGTCCATGATGAGAGTAGTGCACCGGCACGGCCCATGCTCGCCGCTGAGCCCCAGCCGGAAGCCAGCCGACGTCAAACTCCTAAACCAGGACCAAGATCGAGTCAACTGGCTCCAACGCCAGATCTCCATCGCCTCCAACGGCACTCGTGCCTCGCTCGCCGCAACTATCCCCGCCAACTCCGGCGGCTCGATCGGGACCGGCAATTACGTCGTCAAAGTCGGTTTCGGCACCCCTAAGAACGACTTCACGGTGATCTTCGACACCGGCAGCGACATCACATGGATCCAGTGCAAGCCGTGCAGTGGTCGTAACTGCTACCCCCAACAGGATCCACTCTTCGACCCATCTCAATCCTCCACCTATTCCAAATCCCAGTTGAAGGGCTTCTTCGGCAGCGACACCCTCACACTGACGCCCTCCGACGTGCTGCCGAATTTCTTGTTCGGCTGCGGCGATCAGAGCAAGGGGCTCTTCGGTAGGGCTGCCGGTCTGCTCGGTTTAGGGCGTAGACCAGTATCGCTAGTATCGCAGTCGTCGCCGAAGTATGGCGGTGTCTTCTCTTACTGCATTCCATCCACATCGAGCAAGCCAGGCTATCTGACACTAGGCAGTCGTCGACTGTCGAACGTCCAGTTCACGCCGTTGCGGACATTCTCCAATTTGCCTTCATTCTACTTCCTTGATCTCGTGGCAATCAAAGTCGGCGGTAAGCAGCTTCCAATATCTTCGAAGGTGTTCTCTACTGCCGGGACGGTGCTTGATTCCGGCACAGTGATCAGCAGATTGCCTCCATCGGCCTATGCCGCCCTTCAGTCGGCATTCCGTAAGCAGATGACCAGGTACAAGATGGTGCCGGCTCTGTCGATACTGGACACATGCTATGATTTCACAGGCTATGACACGGTGTGGGTGCCGACGGTGGCGCTGATGTTTGGAGGCGGGACTACCCTTAACGTCGACTTCTCCGGCATACTATACGTGCCCAACGTTTCGCAGGCGTGCCTGGCGTTCGCCCCCAATGGCGATGCCAAGGACTTTGGCATCATCGGCAACGCGCAGCAGAAGCGGTTTAATGTGGTTTATGACATCGCAAATAGAAGAATTGGGTTTGGCGCCAACGGTTGTAATTAA